From a single Nicotiana tabacum cultivar K326 chromosome 8, ASM71507v2, whole genome shotgun sequence genomic region:
- the LOC107810598 gene encoding temperature-induced lipocalin-1: protein MATKVMEVVKKLDVEKYMGRWYEIASFPSRFQPKNGVNTRATYTLNPDGTVHVLNETWCDGKRGYIEGTAYKADPKSDEAKLKVKFYVPPFLPIIPVTGDYWVLHIDENYQYALIGQPSRNYLWVLCRQNSLDDEIYNQLVEKAKEEGYDVSKLHKTPHTNPPPENDDAPKDTKGIWWIKSILGK, encoded by the exons ATGGCAACAAAAGTAATGGAAGTAGTGAAAAAACTTGATGTAGAAAAGTATATGGGAAGATGGTATGAAATTGCTTCATTCCCATCAAGATTTCAGCCCAAAAATGGTGTAAACACAAGGGCTACTTACACTCTGAATCCAGATGGTACAGTGCATGTGTTAAATGAGACATGGTGTGATGGTAAAAGAGGTTATATTGAAGGCACTGCTTATAAAGCTGATCCTAAAAGTGATGAGGCTAAattaaaagtcaagttttatgTCCCACCTTTCTTGCCTATTATTCCTGTTACTGGAGATTATTGGGTTCTTCATATTGATGAGAATTATCAGTATGCTTTGATTGGTCAGCCTAGTAGGAATTATCTTTGG GTATTATGTAGGCAAAATTCTCTTGATGATGAGATATACAACCAGCTTGTTGAGAAGGCTAAAGAAGAAGGCTATGATGTGAGCAAGCTCCACAAGACGCCACACACTAATCCCCCACCAGAAAATGATGATGCCCCCAAAGACACTAAAGGAATTTGGTGGATCAAATCAATCCTTGGAAAGTAG